Proteins encoded by one window of Triplophysa rosa linkage group LG19, Trosa_1v2, whole genome shotgun sequence:
- the znf532 gene encoding zinc finger protein 532 isoform X1: MSFQPLLFHIILTFFLRPFVCCSSAYNPRHIGTIVCWEGRLGPAYPVRADVMSCNGGRAAVHSSISTEKQKRKGFLAHSHKTMGDMKTPDFDDLLAAFDIPDMVDPKAAIESGHDDHDGQLKHNVHHEEDSHVTSGPDVGVSVIVKNVRNFDASDQDFSEKDVHPAVGNGLHNGFLPVSPNNRYSKESDKLQRTEIHGMAGNIATFKQFSPISSAEEFDDDDKIEVDDPADKQSSLPFRPNPLTGLSTKTEELRSQHAKPATAEGPSKPKTNGNCNHMKAEKNSSNGFLGNAKLSDSQKQRKPEEQPRENFRFQDAKEHKESISGLNATKAKSSAKLSSCIAAIAALSAKKANTEAKSPETLSTPRDSPRETKETPKVIEKPPEQESALELPKKVLSKQPESPCSVTSESSSKGSPSSPAGSVQVIPKVRIKTIKTSSGQIKRTVTRVLPEFDPEGWNKGIKSSYNVASSLPPFVFSSPTKTSLPTTILATSGGSAIEVTKQMTIKPVATAFLPVSAVKAAGSQVINLKLANNTTVKATVIPAASVQSASSAILKAANAIQQQTVMVPASSLANTKLVPKTVHLTSLNLLPQNASAAELHKVLTKPQQPIKQSMLAQQQQKKVSRVQVLTSSQSSVVEAFNKVLSRINPVPVYVPNLSPPTAACISLPSRGYKCLECGDSFALEKSLTQHYDRRSVRIEVTCNHCAKNLVFYNKCSLLSHARSHKDKGVVMQCSHLILKPIPADQMILAPSVTSSAPTSSANLGSPIGGSQGKGNPTTVISAPSSAPVTAAMPLDKDASKVCRSTLKCLECNEMFQEESSLAMHYQLAVESNGQQKTCTICQMLLPNQCSFASHQRIHQHKSPYICPECGAICRSVHFQSHVTKNCLHYTRRVGYRCVHCSVIFADVAALKSHIQGSHCEIFYKCPICPMAFKSAPSTHSHAYTQHPGVKIGEPKLIYKCSMCDTVFTQQTLLYTHFDQHISNQKVSVFKCPDCSTHYAQKQLMLDHIKSMHGTLKTIEGPPNLGINLPLSSKPTNSMSPNNKESGSVNSNEKGERKPSSPTKKNSNGTDLPKKVPNSTSCPGWTCGECDRLFTQREVFIAHMKREHGKQLKKHPCRQCEKSFSSSHSLCRHNRIKHKGLRKVYSCLQCPEPSRTFTKRLLLEKHIQLMHGIKDTEAKLPVDSGLIEAAEDKEQVPSPKRKLHSEDEDPEGEEEAEEPGEEGAPVKTSTSQPLKKLKINVFKTHKCAVCSFTTEDIVRFHEHIPQHKTDVSSYQCRECGLCYTSHRSLSRHLFIVHKLKEPQGIGRHNGQQENTPNPEVNDGIPDTQCKVCSKTFETEGVLNTHMRTHGMAFIKSKRLSAAEK, from the exons ATGTCATTTCAACCTCTTTTGTTCCATATTATTCTCACATTCTTTCTCCGTCCTTTTGTTTGCTGCTCCTCGGCTTACAATCCTCGCCACATTGGCACTATTGTGTGCTGGGAAGGCCGTCTTGGCCCTGCGTATCCTGTGCGTGCAGATGTTATGAGCTGTAATGGAGGCAGGGCTGCAGTGCACTCTTCCATTTCAACAGAGAAGCAGAAGCGAAAGGG GTTTTTAGCTCATTCTCATAAGACCATGGGCGACATGAAAACCCCAGACTTTGATGACCTGCTTGCGGCCTTTGACATTCCTGATATGGTCGACCCCAAGGCCGCCATTGAGTCCGGCCATGATGACCATGACGGACAGCTCAAACACAATGTCCATCATGAAGAGGACTCTCATGTCACCTCTGGTCCAGACGTTGGGGTTAGCGTTATTGTGAAGAACGTCCGAAATTTCGATGCTAGCGATCAAGATTTCTCTGAAAAAGACGTCCACCCCGCTGTCGGAAATGGACTACACAATGGCTTCTTGCCCGTGTCACCCAACAACAGATACAGCAAGGAAAGCGACAAGCTTCAAAGGACTGAAATTCATGGAATGGCTGGGAATATCGCCACATTCAAACAGTTTAGCCCCATCTCAAGTGCTGAGGAGTTTGACGATGATGACAAGATTGAAGTAGACGACCCTGCAGACAAACAGAGTAGTTTACCTTTCAGACCGAATCCTCTAACAGGTCTGAGCACAAAGACAGAAGAGCTCCGTTCTCAACATGCCAAACCTGCCACAGCAGAAGGCCCGTCAAAGCCTAAAACAAACGGCAACTGCAATCATATGAAAGCTGAGAAAAATAGTTCCAATGGCTTTTTGGGAAACGCAAAGCTAAGTGACtctcaaaaacaaagaaaacctgAGGAGCAACCCAGAGAAAACTTTCGATTCCAAGATGCAAAAGAGCACAAAGAATCAATCTCTGGGTTGAATGCAACCAAAGCTAAATCATCTGCAAAGCTCTCGTCCTGCATTGCTGCAATTGCTGCCCTTAGTGCAAAGAAAGCTAACACAGAAGCAAAATCTCCAGAAACCCTTTCCACACCTCGAGATTCACCCAGAGAGACAAAAGAGACTCCAAAAGTTATAGAGAAACCTCCAGAACAGGAGTCAGCTCTGGAGCTTCCCAAGAAAGTGCTCTCCAAACAACCTGAAAGCCCTTGCAGTGTTACGAGTGAAAGCAGTAGCAAAGGGTCTCCTTCATCTCCAGCGGGATCAGTCCAGGTCATCCCTAAAGTCCGCATCAAAACCATCAAGACGTCTTCTGGGCAGATCAAGAGGACAGTTACCAGAGTCTTGCCAGAGTTTGATCCCGAAGGATGGAATAAAGGTATAAAATCTTCATACAATGTCGCCTCATCCCTGCCACCCTTCGTCTTCTCATCTCCCACCAAAACATCTCTACCCACCACAATATTAGCAACGTCTGGAGGTTCTGCTATTGAGGTTACAAAACAAATGACCATCAAGCCGGTGGCCACCGCCTTCTTGCCAGTCTCAGCCGTCAAGGCGGCCGGTTCCCAAGTGATCAATCTGAAACTTGCCAACAATACGACAGTAAAAGCCACCGTCATACCGGCGGCATCCGTTCAGAGTGCCAGCAGTGCCATCCTCAAAGCTGCTAATGCCATTCAGCAACAAACTGTCATGGTGCCTGCTTCCAGCCTAGCCAACACCAAACTCGTGCCAAAGACTGTTCACTTAACCAGCCTAAATCTCCTGCCCCAGAATGCATCAGCAGCTGAGCTCCACAAGGTTTTGACCAAACCCCAGCAACCCATCAAGCAATCCATGTTGGCCCAACAACAGCAGAAGAAAGTGTCCCGAGTTCAAGTTTTAACCAGTTCCCAGAGCTCGGTGGTGGAGGCCTTCAACAAAGTTTTAAGTAGAATAAACCCCGTGCCAGTTTACGTACCCAACCTCAGCCCTCCAACCGCAGCCTGTATATCCTTACCGTCCCGGGGCTACAAATGCTTGGAATGTGGAGATTCTTTCGCCCTGGAAAAAAGCCTCACGCAGCATTACGATCGTAGAAGCGTCCGCATAGAGGTCACTTGCAACCACTGCGCCAAGAACCTGGTCTTTTACAACAAGTGTAGCCTTTTGTCTCATGCCAGAAGCCACAAAGACAAAGGTGTTGTCATGCAGTGTTCACATCTCATCTTGAAGCCAATTCCTGCTGACCAGATGATCTTGGCTCCCTCTGTAACTTCCAGTGCTCCCACATCTTCGGCTAACCTTGGATCCCCCATAGGAGGGAGTCAGGGGAAAGGGAACCCAACCACGGTGATCTCTGCCCCTTCTTCGGCCCCTGTTACGGCTGCAATGCCGCTGGATAAGGACGCCTCTAAGGTCTGCAGATCGACTCTGAAGTGCTTGGAGTGTAATGAGATGTTTCAGGAAGAGTCGTCTCTGGCAATGCACTACCAACTGGCTGTTGAGTCCAATGGACAG CAGAAAACCTGCACCATTTGCCAAATGCTGCTGCCAAACCAGTGTAGTTTTGCTTCCCATCAACGGATCCATCAACACAAGTCTCCATATATCTGCCCAGAGTGTGGAGCTATATGTCGATCCGTCCATTTTCAGTCTCACGTGACCAAGAACTGCCTGCACTACACACGCAGAGTCGGTTACCG CTGTGTACACTGTAGCGTCATCTTCGCTGATGTTGCTGCTCTCAAGTCGCACATTCAGGGATCCCACTGTGAAATCTTCTACAAATGCCCCATCTGCCCCATGGCTTTCAAATCGGCACCCAGCACACATTCACATGCCTATACCCAGCATCCAGGAGTTAAAATCGGAGAGCCTAA GTTGATCTACAAATGTTCCATGTGTGACACAGTTTTTACCCAGCAGACGTTGCTCTATACGCACTTCGATCAGCACATATCTAATCAGAAAGTGTCTGTCTTCAAGTGTCCTGACTGTTCCACGCACTACGCACAAAAGCAGCTCATGTTGGATCATATCAAA TCCATGCACGGCACCCTAAAGACCATAGAGGGCCCTCCCAACCTAGGGATCAATCTTCCTCTCAGCTCCAAACCCACCAATTCCATGAGCCCCAACAACAAGGAGAGCGGTTCTGTCAACAGCAATGAGAAGGGAGAGAGGAAGCCATCATCACCAACAAAGAAGAACAGTAATGGAACAGACCTTCCCAAAAAAGTCCCTAATTCCACCTCCTGTCCTGGCTGGACCTGCGGGGAGTGTGACCGCCTGTTCACACAGAGAGAAGTCTTCATCGCGCACATGAAGAGGGAACATGGGAAG CAACTTAAAAAGCATCCCTGCAGACAGTGTGAAAAGTCCTTCAGCTCCTCTCACAGTTTATGCAGACACAACAGAATCAAACACAAGGGCCTGCGGAAGGTCTACTCGTGTCT ACAGTGTCCTGAACCCAGTCGCACGTTCACGAAAAGACTGCTGCTGGAGAAACACATCCAGCTCATGCATGGCATCAAAGACACGGAGGCCAAGCTTCCGGTAGATTCTGGCTTGATAGAAGCCGCTGAGGACAAAGAGCAG GTACCCAGTCCCAAACGCAAGCTCCACTCTGAAGATGAGGACCCCGAGGgtgaagaagaagccgaggagccTGGAGAGGAGGGGGCACCCGTTAAGACCTCAACCTCACAACCTCTAAAGAAACTTAAGATCAACGtattcaaaacacacaaatgtgcCGTGTGCAGCTTCACCACCGAAGATATCGTGCGTTTCCACGAGCACATTCCCCAGCACAAGACCGATGTCTCGTCCTACCAGTGTCGTGAGTGCGGCCTGTGCTACacctcgcaccgttccctctCACGACACCTGTTCATTGTGCACAAGCTGAAAGAGCCGCAAGGAATCGGACGTCACAACGGTCAGCAGGAGAACACCCCAAACCCTGAGGTCAATGACGGTATCCCAGATACGCAATGCAAAGTGTGCTCGAAAACTTTTGAAACGGAGGGAGTGCTGAACACACACATGCGGACACACGGAATGGCCTTTATAAAGTCTAAACGGTTGAGCGCAGCGGAAAAGTGA
- the znf532 gene encoding zinc finger protein 532 isoform X2: MSFQPLLFHIILTFFLRPFVCCSSAYNPRHIGTIVCWEGRLGPAYPVRADVMSCNGGRAAVHSSISTEKQKRKGFLAHSHKTMGDMKTPDFDDLLAAFDIPDMVDPKAAIESGHDDHDGQLKHNVHHEEDSHVTSGPDVGVSVIVKNVRNFDASDQDFSEKDVHPAVGNGLHNGFLPVSPNNRYSKESDKLQRTEIHGMAGNIATFKQFSPISSAEEFDDDDKIEVDDPADKQSSLPFRPNPLTGLSTKTEELRSQHAKPATAEGPSKPKTNGNCNHMKAEKNSSNGFLGNAKLSDSQKQRKPEEQPRENFRFQDAKEHKESISGLNATKAKSSAKLSSCIAAIAALSAKKANTEAKSPETLSTPRDSPRETKETPKVIEKPPEQESALELPKKVLSKQPESPCSVTSESSSKGSPSSPAGSVQVIPKVRIKTIKTSSGQIKRTVTRVLPEFDPEGWNKGIKSSYNVASSLPPFVFSSPTKTSLPTTILATSGGSAIEVTKQMTIKPVATAFLPVSAVKAAGSQVINLKLANNTTVKATVIPAASVQSASSAILKAANAIQQQTVMVPASSLANTKLVPKTVHLTSLNLLPQNASAAELHKVLTKPQQPIKQSMLAQQQQKKVSRVQVLTSSQSSVVEAFNKVLSRINPVPVYVPNLSPPTAACISLPSRGYKCLECGDSFALEKSLTQHYDRRSVRIEVTCNHCAKNLVFYNKCSLLSHARSHKDKGVVMQCSHLILKPIPADQMILAPSVTSSAPTSSANLGSPIGGSQGKGNPTTVISAPSSAPVTAAMPLDKDASKVCRSTLKCLECNEMFQEESSLAMHYQLAVESNGQKTCTICQMLLPNQCSFASHQRIHQHKSPYICPECGAICRSVHFQSHVTKNCLHYTRRVGYRCVHCSVIFADVAALKSHIQGSHCEIFYKCPICPMAFKSAPSTHSHAYTQHPGVKIGEPKLIYKCSMCDTVFTQQTLLYTHFDQHISNQKVSVFKCPDCSTHYAQKQLMLDHIKSMHGTLKTIEGPPNLGINLPLSSKPTNSMSPNNKESGSVNSNEKGERKPSSPTKKNSNGTDLPKKVPNSTSCPGWTCGECDRLFTQREVFIAHMKREHGKQLKKHPCRQCEKSFSSSHSLCRHNRIKHKGLRKVYSCLQCPEPSRTFTKRLLLEKHIQLMHGIKDTEAKLPVDSGLIEAAEDKEQVPSPKRKLHSEDEDPEGEEEAEEPGEEGAPVKTSTSQPLKKLKINVFKTHKCAVCSFTTEDIVRFHEHIPQHKTDVSSYQCRECGLCYTSHRSLSRHLFIVHKLKEPQGIGRHNGQQENTPNPEVNDGIPDTQCKVCSKTFETEGVLNTHMRTHGMAFIKSKRLSAAEK; encoded by the exons ATGTCATTTCAACCTCTTTTGTTCCATATTATTCTCACATTCTTTCTCCGTCCTTTTGTTTGCTGCTCCTCGGCTTACAATCCTCGCCACATTGGCACTATTGTGTGCTGGGAAGGCCGTCTTGGCCCTGCGTATCCTGTGCGTGCAGATGTTATGAGCTGTAATGGAGGCAGGGCTGCAGTGCACTCTTCCATTTCAACAGAGAAGCAGAAGCGAAAGGG GTTTTTAGCTCATTCTCATAAGACCATGGGCGACATGAAAACCCCAGACTTTGATGACCTGCTTGCGGCCTTTGACATTCCTGATATGGTCGACCCCAAGGCCGCCATTGAGTCCGGCCATGATGACCATGACGGACAGCTCAAACACAATGTCCATCATGAAGAGGACTCTCATGTCACCTCTGGTCCAGACGTTGGGGTTAGCGTTATTGTGAAGAACGTCCGAAATTTCGATGCTAGCGATCAAGATTTCTCTGAAAAAGACGTCCACCCCGCTGTCGGAAATGGACTACACAATGGCTTCTTGCCCGTGTCACCCAACAACAGATACAGCAAGGAAAGCGACAAGCTTCAAAGGACTGAAATTCATGGAATGGCTGGGAATATCGCCACATTCAAACAGTTTAGCCCCATCTCAAGTGCTGAGGAGTTTGACGATGATGACAAGATTGAAGTAGACGACCCTGCAGACAAACAGAGTAGTTTACCTTTCAGACCGAATCCTCTAACAGGTCTGAGCACAAAGACAGAAGAGCTCCGTTCTCAACATGCCAAACCTGCCACAGCAGAAGGCCCGTCAAAGCCTAAAACAAACGGCAACTGCAATCATATGAAAGCTGAGAAAAATAGTTCCAATGGCTTTTTGGGAAACGCAAAGCTAAGTGACtctcaaaaacaaagaaaacctgAGGAGCAACCCAGAGAAAACTTTCGATTCCAAGATGCAAAAGAGCACAAAGAATCAATCTCTGGGTTGAATGCAACCAAAGCTAAATCATCTGCAAAGCTCTCGTCCTGCATTGCTGCAATTGCTGCCCTTAGTGCAAAGAAAGCTAACACAGAAGCAAAATCTCCAGAAACCCTTTCCACACCTCGAGATTCACCCAGAGAGACAAAAGAGACTCCAAAAGTTATAGAGAAACCTCCAGAACAGGAGTCAGCTCTGGAGCTTCCCAAGAAAGTGCTCTCCAAACAACCTGAAAGCCCTTGCAGTGTTACGAGTGAAAGCAGTAGCAAAGGGTCTCCTTCATCTCCAGCGGGATCAGTCCAGGTCATCCCTAAAGTCCGCATCAAAACCATCAAGACGTCTTCTGGGCAGATCAAGAGGACAGTTACCAGAGTCTTGCCAGAGTTTGATCCCGAAGGATGGAATAAAGGTATAAAATCTTCATACAATGTCGCCTCATCCCTGCCACCCTTCGTCTTCTCATCTCCCACCAAAACATCTCTACCCACCACAATATTAGCAACGTCTGGAGGTTCTGCTATTGAGGTTACAAAACAAATGACCATCAAGCCGGTGGCCACCGCCTTCTTGCCAGTCTCAGCCGTCAAGGCGGCCGGTTCCCAAGTGATCAATCTGAAACTTGCCAACAATACGACAGTAAAAGCCACCGTCATACCGGCGGCATCCGTTCAGAGTGCCAGCAGTGCCATCCTCAAAGCTGCTAATGCCATTCAGCAACAAACTGTCATGGTGCCTGCTTCCAGCCTAGCCAACACCAAACTCGTGCCAAAGACTGTTCACTTAACCAGCCTAAATCTCCTGCCCCAGAATGCATCAGCAGCTGAGCTCCACAAGGTTTTGACCAAACCCCAGCAACCCATCAAGCAATCCATGTTGGCCCAACAACAGCAGAAGAAAGTGTCCCGAGTTCAAGTTTTAACCAGTTCCCAGAGCTCGGTGGTGGAGGCCTTCAACAAAGTTTTAAGTAGAATAAACCCCGTGCCAGTTTACGTACCCAACCTCAGCCCTCCAACCGCAGCCTGTATATCCTTACCGTCCCGGGGCTACAAATGCTTGGAATGTGGAGATTCTTTCGCCCTGGAAAAAAGCCTCACGCAGCATTACGATCGTAGAAGCGTCCGCATAGAGGTCACTTGCAACCACTGCGCCAAGAACCTGGTCTTTTACAACAAGTGTAGCCTTTTGTCTCATGCCAGAAGCCACAAAGACAAAGGTGTTGTCATGCAGTGTTCACATCTCATCTTGAAGCCAATTCCTGCTGACCAGATGATCTTGGCTCCCTCTGTAACTTCCAGTGCTCCCACATCTTCGGCTAACCTTGGATCCCCCATAGGAGGGAGTCAGGGGAAAGGGAACCCAACCACGGTGATCTCTGCCCCTTCTTCGGCCCCTGTTACGGCTGCAATGCCGCTGGATAAGGACGCCTCTAAGGTCTGCAGATCGACTCTGAAGTGCTTGGAGTGTAATGAGATGTTTCAGGAAGAGTCGTCTCTGGCAATGCACTACCAACTGGCTGTTGAGTCCAATGGACAG AAAACCTGCACCATTTGCCAAATGCTGCTGCCAAACCAGTGTAGTTTTGCTTCCCATCAACGGATCCATCAACACAAGTCTCCATATATCTGCCCAGAGTGTGGAGCTATATGTCGATCCGTCCATTTTCAGTCTCACGTGACCAAGAACTGCCTGCACTACACACGCAGAGTCGGTTACCG CTGTGTACACTGTAGCGTCATCTTCGCTGATGTTGCTGCTCTCAAGTCGCACATTCAGGGATCCCACTGTGAAATCTTCTACAAATGCCCCATCTGCCCCATGGCTTTCAAATCGGCACCCAGCACACATTCACATGCCTATACCCAGCATCCAGGAGTTAAAATCGGAGAGCCTAA GTTGATCTACAAATGTTCCATGTGTGACACAGTTTTTACCCAGCAGACGTTGCTCTATACGCACTTCGATCAGCACATATCTAATCAGAAAGTGTCTGTCTTCAAGTGTCCTGACTGTTCCACGCACTACGCACAAAAGCAGCTCATGTTGGATCATATCAAA TCCATGCACGGCACCCTAAAGACCATAGAGGGCCCTCCCAACCTAGGGATCAATCTTCCTCTCAGCTCCAAACCCACCAATTCCATGAGCCCCAACAACAAGGAGAGCGGTTCTGTCAACAGCAATGAGAAGGGAGAGAGGAAGCCATCATCACCAACAAAGAAGAACAGTAATGGAACAGACCTTCCCAAAAAAGTCCCTAATTCCACCTCCTGTCCTGGCTGGACCTGCGGGGAGTGTGACCGCCTGTTCACACAGAGAGAAGTCTTCATCGCGCACATGAAGAGGGAACATGGGAAG CAACTTAAAAAGCATCCCTGCAGACAGTGTGAAAAGTCCTTCAGCTCCTCTCACAGTTTATGCAGACACAACAGAATCAAACACAAGGGCCTGCGGAAGGTCTACTCGTGTCT ACAGTGTCCTGAACCCAGTCGCACGTTCACGAAAAGACTGCTGCTGGAGAAACACATCCAGCTCATGCATGGCATCAAAGACACGGAGGCCAAGCTTCCGGTAGATTCTGGCTTGATAGAAGCCGCTGAGGACAAAGAGCAG GTACCCAGTCCCAAACGCAAGCTCCACTCTGAAGATGAGGACCCCGAGGgtgaagaagaagccgaggagccTGGAGAGGAGGGGGCACCCGTTAAGACCTCAACCTCACAACCTCTAAAGAAACTTAAGATCAACGtattcaaaacacacaaatgtgcCGTGTGCAGCTTCACCACCGAAGATATCGTGCGTTTCCACGAGCACATTCCCCAGCACAAGACCGATGTCTCGTCCTACCAGTGTCGTGAGTGCGGCCTGTGCTACacctcgcaccgttccctctCACGACACCTGTTCATTGTGCACAAGCTGAAAGAGCCGCAAGGAATCGGACGTCACAACGGTCAGCAGGAGAACACCCCAAACCCTGAGGTCAATGACGGTATCCCAGATACGCAATGCAAAGTGTGCTCGAAAACTTTTGAAACGGAGGGAGTGCTGAACACACACATGCGGACACACGGAATGGCCTTTATAAAGTCTAAACGGTTGAGCGCAGCGGAAAAGTGA